The genomic window CCGTTTGCCGGCCGGCGCTCACAGAGCGCCGGCCGGCTGCGTTTATGGGCACGACACACAGAAGGAATGCCCCGTCGTCCGCCCAACGTTGTTCCGAGAGGAGGTGATGAGCATGGATTCGCCGGTCGAGCATGGGCACGCCACCCCGCGGCACGCTACCCCGCCCCGCGAAGACGGTAGAACGGCGGAGAAGCCGCTCCTGCTCTACGAGGTCAGAGACGGGGTGGCCGTGCTCACCCTCAATCATCCCGAGCGGCGCAACGCGCTCTCGCGCGCGATGCTCCAGGACCTGAAGCGGTCCCTCGACCGGGCGGCGGCCGACGACCAGGTCCGCGCCGTCGTCATCCGCGCGGTCGGGCCGGTCTTCAGTTCCGGCCACGACCTTCGCGAGCTCGTCGGACAGCCGGAGGCGGACGTCTCCGCGCTCTTCGACGTCTGTACCGACGTGATGGAGACCGTGCGGATGCTTCCGAAGCCGGTGATCGCGCAGGTGCACGCGCTCGCCACCGCGGCCGGGTGCCAGCTGGTCGCGACGTGCGATCTCGTGGTGGCGTCGGAGAACGCCACGTTCGCCACCCCCGGAGTCAAGAACGGTCTCTTCTGCACGACCCCCGGGGTGGCGGTCGCGCGCGCGGTCGGGCCGCGCAAAGCAATGGAAATGCTGCTCACCGGCACGCCGATCAGCGCCGAGGAGGCCCGGCGGGCCGATCTGGTCAACCGGATCGTTCCCGCAGACCGGCTCGAGGAAGAGACGATGGCCCTCGCCCG from bacterium includes these protein-coding regions:
- a CDS encoding enoyl-CoA hydratase is translated as MDSPVEHGHATPRHATPPREDGRTAEKPLLLYEVRDGVAVLTLNHPERRNALSRAMLQDLKRSLDRAAADDQVRAVVIRAVGPVFSSGHDLRELVGQPEADVSALFDVCTDVMETVRMLPKPVIAQVHALATAAGCQLVATCDLVVASENATFATPGVKNGLFCTTPGVAVARAVGPRKAMEMLLTGTPISAEEARRADLVNRIVPADRLEEETMALARQVIAASAYTLAIGKRGFYQQIAKDRPEAYAVAQKVMVENALAPDAQEGMRAFLEKRPPRWRH